From Streptomyces durmitorensis, a single genomic window includes:
- a CDS encoding FG-GAP repeat domain-containing protein has product MRAARRVGLLALCCTAALLAGCGASDDGTGTKRSGRPAAGKASKEPSPKDFNGDGYDDYATVLQSGRLTDRNRERTTSTLTVVFGSPDGLRPEWSVNLPAGPEQAVFGRLLRTDLDDDGFTDLVSSRRESGSSDTEAFAMFGGARGLSRAMPLDVDGFTPEAAGDFDGDGATDLFDGSRTLLGPFDRKKKAPARSEPVDTPNAFPLDVVTGDFDGDSRTDVVMTNEYHGDDYEQNDDPPPAPAQAVYFRGGAKGLARDSGPQGELEGEMGTYDGPRGGGAGDVDGDGIDDFVATGEAAHGTGKLTVIHGSKAGLGSGRSSRVMEGRGSTWGSGPMVGDVDGDRRADLVAGRPGFRIIDLDRILLLRGGPHGPTTERTQTVTGGDEGLPEGIAPNQLESLDLLDVDGDRRQDVVVFSQKWKKAPGHILVIGGTGKGLETEGVQHFTADDVGVQLWRE; this is encoded by the coding sequence GTGAGGGCGGCGCGGCGGGTGGGTCTGCTGGCCCTCTGCTGTACGGCGGCTCTGCTGGCCGGATGCGGTGCGTCGGACGACGGGACCGGGACGAAGCGGTCCGGGCGGCCGGCCGCGGGCAAGGCGTCGAAGGAGCCGTCGCCCAAGGACTTCAACGGCGACGGGTACGACGACTACGCGACCGTCCTGCAGTCCGGCCGCCTGACGGACCGGAACCGCGAGCGGACCACCTCCACGCTGACCGTGGTGTTCGGCTCCCCGGACGGCCTGCGGCCGGAGTGGTCCGTGAACCTCCCGGCAGGCCCCGAGCAGGCGGTGTTCGGCCGCCTGCTGCGGACCGACCTCGACGACGACGGCTTCACTGACCTCGTCTCGTCGCGGCGCGAGTCCGGCTCCAGCGACACCGAGGCCTTCGCGATGTTCGGTGGCGCGCGAGGGCTGTCCCGTGCCATGCCGCTCGACGTGGACGGCTTCACGCCGGAGGCCGCAGGTGACTTCGACGGCGACGGCGCCACGGACCTCTTCGACGGCAGCCGCACCCTGCTGGGCCCCTTCGACCGGAAGAAGAAGGCACCGGCCCGCTCCGAGCCCGTGGACACACCCAACGCCTTCCCCCTGGACGTCGTCACCGGTGACTTCGACGGGGACTCCCGCACCGACGTGGTGATGACGAACGAGTACCACGGGGACGACTACGAGCAGAACGACGATCCGCCCCCGGCCCCCGCGCAGGCCGTCTACTTCCGGGGCGGGGCCAAGGGCCTCGCCCGTGACAGCGGTCCGCAGGGCGAGCTCGAAGGGGAGATGGGGACCTACGACGGGCCGCGCGGCGGCGGCGCGGGCGACGTGGACGGCGACGGCATCGACGACTTCGTCGCCACCGGCGAGGCCGCCCACGGCACCGGCAAGCTCACCGTCATCCACGGCTCGAAGGCCGGGCTCGGCAGCGGCCGCAGCTCCCGGGTCATGGAGGGGCGCGGATCGACCTGGGGCAGCGGCCCGATGGTCGGTGACGTCGACGGGGACCGCCGCGCGGACCTGGTGGCGGGGCGGCCCGGCTTCCGCATCATCGACCTGGACAGGATCCTCCTGCTGCGCGGCGGCCCCCACGGGCCGACCACCGAGCGGACCCAGACCGTGACCGGCGGGGACGAGGGTCTGCCCGAGGGCATCGCGCCGAACCAGCTGGAGAGTCTCGACCTCCTTGACGTCGACGGCGACCGCCGCCAGGACGTGGTCGTCTTCTCCCAGAAGTGGAAGAAGGCCCCGGGTCACATCCTGGTCATCGGGGGCACCGGGAAGGGCCTGGAGACCGAGGGCGTCCAGCACTTCACGGCCGACGACGTCGGTGTCCAACTCTGGCGCGAATAG
- a CDS encoding type II toxin-antitoxin system VapC family toxin, with protein sequence MSGALVLDGEGLAKAVQRDREIHEWLTAARDADLPVITSAAVLVEVIHPKINDAALKWTLSRLSVEPVTQIVAQSAAALLRTAGLHGHKYAIDAMLCATALQHPGPVTILTSDAEDIGLLTTEHPRLSAEKV encoded by the coding sequence GTGAGCGGTGCGTTGGTCCTGGACGGCGAGGGCCTGGCAAAGGCCGTACAGCGCGATCGGGAAATCCACGAGTGGCTGACGGCGGCCCGTGACGCGGACCTGCCGGTGATCACCTCGGCTGCAGTGCTGGTCGAGGTGATCCACCCCAAGATCAACGACGCCGCACTGAAGTGGACCCTGTCCCGCCTGAGTGTCGAGCCGGTGACCCAAATCGTCGCGCAATCCGCTGCCGCTTTGCTGCGTACAGCGGGGCTGCACGGCCACAAGTACGCCATCGACGCCATGCTGTGCGCGACCGCTCTGCAGCATCCCGGCCCGGTGACGATCCTGACTTCGGACGCAGAGGACATCGGGCTGCTCACCACCGAGCATCCGCGGCTGAGCGCGGAGAAGGTCTGA
- a CDS encoding FG-GAP and VCBS repeat-containing protein, which yields MRIRTFLLTASLTTTGLLALPGTATAAPSGLAGDFNGDGRRDVAIAAPAATVGGKSWAGHVAVAYGSASGSPDPARRTVVSQNSPGVPGEAEKDDEFGHQIAAADLNRDGYSDLVVTSSREKVGSHPDSGTVVIVWGSSSGLSGGTTVDNPQPLHGSYFGLGLAAGDFTGDGKPDLAVSAQGDTGSNPFKIRLIRGPFTKSGSTGSLTSYAAPLESPALTAGRVNGDAKADLVVTGRKTNSDHLGAAVHYKGTASGLTKGATLRAGTTAAIGDLDGDGYGDIAIGNPDEPGDEPSGSKGGEVSVVYGTSSGPSATRRTTLTQSSAGVPGTSEYGDNFGASVAVGDLDGDGHAELATGAPGESLGSEPDVIMGAGSVTVLRGSTSGLRTTGAITLTQDSPGVPGASESIDGFGATLLATDIGADGRLDLTATASQENDDAGALWHLPGAADSLYSTTSSTSFGPSKLGLSTKYSAFGWDLAG from the coding sequence GTGCGCATACGCACTTTCCTGCTGACCGCCTCCCTGACGACGACAGGCCTGCTCGCCCTGCCCGGCACCGCGACCGCCGCACCGTCCGGCCTCGCGGGCGACTTCAACGGCGACGGGCGCCGCGACGTCGCGATCGCCGCCCCGGCCGCCACGGTCGGCGGCAAGTCCTGGGCGGGCCATGTCGCCGTCGCGTACGGATCGGCGTCCGGCAGCCCGGACCCGGCCCGCCGCACGGTCGTCAGCCAGAACTCGCCCGGCGTACCGGGCGAGGCCGAGAAGGACGACGAGTTCGGCCACCAGATCGCGGCGGCGGACCTGAACCGCGACGGGTACAGCGATCTCGTCGTCACCTCGTCCCGCGAGAAGGTGGGCAGCCATCCCGACTCGGGCACGGTGGTGATCGTCTGGGGCTCGTCGTCCGGTCTGTCCGGCGGCACGACGGTGGACAACCCCCAGCCGCTGCACGGGAGTTACTTCGGGCTCGGCCTGGCCGCGGGTGACTTCACCGGGGACGGGAAGCCCGACCTCGCCGTGTCCGCGCAGGGCGACACCGGCTCCAACCCCTTCAAGATCCGCCTGATCCGGGGCCCGTTCACCAAGTCCGGCTCGACCGGTTCGCTCACGTCGTACGCCGCTCCGCTCGAAAGCCCGGCCCTGACCGCGGGCCGGGTGAACGGCGACGCCAAGGCCGACCTGGTGGTCACCGGCAGGAAGACCAACAGCGACCACCTCGGGGCGGCCGTCCACTACAAGGGCACGGCATCCGGCCTGACGAAGGGCGCGACCCTGCGCGCGGGCACGACCGCCGCCATCGGCGACCTGGACGGCGACGGATACGGCGACATCGCCATCGGCAACCCCGACGAGCCCGGCGACGAGCCCTCCGGCTCCAAGGGCGGCGAGGTCAGCGTCGTCTACGGCACCTCCTCAGGACCGAGCGCCACCCGCCGTACGACCCTGACGCAGAGCAGCGCGGGCGTGCCGGGCACCTCCGAGTACGGGGACAACTTCGGCGCTTCGGTGGCCGTGGGCGACCTCGACGGCGACGGCCACGCTGAGCTTGCGACCGGCGCCCCCGGCGAGAGCCTGGGCTCCGAGCCCGACGTCATCATGGGCGCGGGCTCGGTCACCGTGCTGCGCGGCTCCACCTCGGGCCTGCGGACGACCGGCGCGATCACGCTCACCCAGGACAGCCCCGGCGTCCCGGGTGCCTCGGAGTCCATCGACGGCTTCGGTGCCACCCTGCTCGCCACGGACATCGGCGCCGACGGCCGCCTGGACCTCACGGCGACGGCCTCCCAGGAGAACGACGACGCGGGCGCCCTCTGGCACCTCCCCGGAGCCGCGGACTCGCTCTACTCCACGACGTCGTCCACCAGCTTCGGCCCGAGCAAGCTGGGCCTGTCCACGAAGTACTCGGCCTTCGGCTGGGACCTCGCGGGCTGA
- a CDS encoding FG-GAP and VCBS repeat-containing protein: protein MPLRARTLALAATTALAATGLTLPFAAGASAAPAPAAAPLTSDFNGDGYDDLFVGVPSGTVGGKAKAGYVSVVFGGKYGPGPHGVRRITQATVEVPGTPEAGDRFGGSVAAAHVDDDKYADLVIGAPGEDLSDSGSAAGDAKTDAGSVTVLYGTGDGFAQANTAARGAKSGDVLGNALVAADFTGDTDVDLAIGGKDQVVANFNPLTADTQPVMADRMGGRAPVLTTGDFNNDKLPDLALGYYTQNQPYTQSHLRLYGWNKDEGSMANFWNNSNGAANALASGDFNGDGFDDLAVGNCREIADENIDDPCGPEQLTKGGGIHIRFGDANGSFGWEQQTFNQDTAGMPGVAETGDGFGDALAVADIDADGHDDLIAGAPGEAIGSAAKAGSVTVLKGGEMGLLDPAGAANPGTVAFQQNSPDILGVAQAGDRFGGALAFGDHNGDGALDLSIAAPGENSSAGGVWDLPGARAGGSVVTPNSLGLPASSDPLAYGAVLGK, encoded by the coding sequence GTGCCCCTGCGCGCACGCACACTCGCCCTGGCAGCGACCACGGCCCTGGCAGCCACCGGCCTCACCCTCCCCTTCGCGGCCGGGGCGAGCGCCGCGCCCGCGCCCGCCGCCGCTCCCCTCACCAGCGACTTCAACGGCGACGGATACGACGACCTCTTCGTCGGCGTGCCCAGCGGCACCGTCGGCGGCAAGGCCAAGGCCGGTTACGTGAGCGTCGTGTTCGGCGGGAAGTACGGGCCCGGTCCGCACGGCGTGCGGCGCATCACCCAGGCCACCGTCGAGGTGCCCGGCACCCCGGAGGCCGGTGACCGGTTCGGCGGGTCCGTCGCCGCCGCGCATGTGGACGACGACAAGTACGCGGACCTCGTCATCGGCGCTCCCGGCGAGGATTTGTCCGATAGCGGCTCCGCCGCGGGCGACGCCAAGACCGACGCCGGTTCCGTCACCGTCCTGTACGGCACCGGCGACGGCTTCGCCCAGGCCAACACCGCCGCCCGCGGCGCGAAGTCCGGCGACGTGCTCGGAAACGCCCTGGTCGCCGCCGACTTCACCGGTGACACGGACGTCGACCTCGCCATCGGCGGCAAGGACCAGGTCGTCGCCAACTTCAACCCGCTCACCGCCGACACCCAGCCCGTGATGGCGGACCGCATGGGAGGCCGCGCCCCGGTCCTGACAACCGGCGACTTCAACAACGACAAGCTCCCCGACCTCGCCCTCGGCTACTACACGCAGAACCAGCCCTACACCCAGTCCCACCTCCGCCTCTACGGCTGGAACAAGGACGAGGGCTCCATGGCCAACTTCTGGAACAACTCCAACGGCGCCGCGAACGCCCTCGCCTCCGGCGACTTCAACGGCGACGGCTTCGACGACCTCGCCGTCGGCAACTGCCGCGAGATCGCCGACGAGAACATCGACGACCCGTGCGGTCCTGAGCAGCTCACCAAGGGCGGCGGCATCCACATCCGCTTCGGCGACGCCAACGGCAGCTTCGGCTGGGAGCAGCAGACCTTCAACCAGGACACCGCGGGCATGCCCGGGGTCGCCGAGACCGGTGACGGCTTCGGCGACGCGCTCGCCGTGGCGGACATCGACGCCGACGGCCACGACGACCTGATCGCGGGCGCCCCCGGCGAGGCGATCGGCAGCGCGGCGAAGGCGGGCAGCGTCACCGTCCTCAAGGGCGGCGAGATGGGTCTGCTCGACCCGGCGGGCGCGGCGAACCCGGGCACGGTCGCCTTCCAGCAGAACTCCCCCGACATCCTGGGCGTCGCCCAGGCGGGCGACCGCTTCGGCGGGGCCCTCGCCTTCGGCGACCACAACGGAGACGGCGCCTTGGACCTGTCCATCGCCGCCCCCGGCGAGAACTCCTCCGCGGGCGGCGTCTGGGACCTGCCCGGCGCCAGGGCCGGCGGCTCGGTCGTCACGCCGAACTCCCTTGGCCTGCCCGCCTCTTCCGACCCACTGGCGTACGGAGCGGTGCTGGGGAAGTAG
- a CDS encoding PH domain-containing protein yields MALFGNAHTIDPMTAQQDYARLLGHGEQVQAAFLLIRDTMLFTDRRLVLVDKQGITGKKVEYHSVPYRSITHFSVETAGHFDLDAELKIWISGTPTPIAKTFTKGVDIYEVQAILTQYVAR; encoded by the coding sequence ATGGCACTGTTCGGAAACGCGCACACGATCGATCCGATGACCGCGCAGCAGGACTACGCCCGCCTGCTCGGCCACGGCGAGCAGGTGCAGGCAGCGTTCCTGCTGATCCGCGACACCATGCTCTTCACCGACCGCCGCCTCGTCCTCGTCGACAAGCAGGGGATAACCGGCAAGAAGGTCGAGTACCACTCCGTTCCGTACCGCAGCATCACCCACTTCTCGGTGGAGACCGCCGGGCACTTCGACCTCGATGCCGAGCTCAAGATCTGGATCTCCGGCACCCCCACGCCGATCGCGAAGACCTTCACCAAGGGTGTCGACATCTACGAGGTCCAGGCGATCCTCACGCAGTACGTGGCGCGCTAG
- a CDS encoding FG-GAP repeat protein — MPKHKRTTSHRPGRLAVATAAAAALTGGLLTLSATSAVAAPAAAQPDDADFNGDGAADLATSAAGATVGGKDSAGQVVVTYGGAEQRHVTYSQNSAGVPGTAEKGDVFGADTAYGDFDGDGYDDLAVGAIGEDVDSDVDGGTVQVLWGSPSGLSGGSTIKDPRPTKHDFFGGPMEAGDFDGDGKDDLAVGASSGAATIDVFDGGIKRTGATGGHYTVLPPIHSGEGAGPFTLHSGDVNGDGKDDLLVNGYSTADDYNANLWLPGSANGVTTSGVQRLPAGYITDVGDTDGDGYGDVIIGLTWDEGIDGANKGGTVYVVKGNANGPYGGSEAITQESPGVPGGSEAGDSFGAELDLGDINGDGHLDLVASSPGEDLEGVADAGAVTVIYGAADGSGLSTQGSALYSQDTPGVPNSNEKNDFFGSDVHIDDLNADGRGDVSVGAYGENSSNGAVYILDALPDGTLAGTSGVYTSTVGISATGTPRLGANFAD, encoded by the coding sequence ATGCCCAAGCACAAGCGCACCACCTCGCACAGACCCGGCCGCCTGGCCGTGGCAACCGCCGCCGCTGCGGCCCTCACAGGCGGACTCCTCACCCTCTCGGCGACCTCCGCGGTCGCGGCCCCCGCGGCCGCGCAGCCGGACGACGCCGACTTCAACGGCGACGGCGCGGCCGACCTCGCCACCTCCGCCGCCGGTGCCACCGTGGGCGGCAAGGACAGCGCGGGCCAGGTCGTCGTGACGTACGGCGGCGCCGAGCAGCGGCACGTCACGTACAGCCAGAACAGCGCGGGCGTGCCCGGTACCGCCGAGAAGGGCGACGTCTTCGGCGCCGACACCGCGTACGGCGACTTCGACGGGGACGGCTACGACGACCTCGCCGTCGGAGCCATCGGCGAGGACGTCGACTCGGACGTCGACGGCGGCACGGTCCAGGTCCTGTGGGGATCCCCGAGCGGCCTGTCCGGCGGCTCCACGATCAAGGACCCGCGCCCCACCAAGCACGACTTCTTCGGCGGCCCCATGGAGGCGGGCGACTTCGACGGCGACGGCAAGGACGACCTCGCCGTCGGCGCCTCGTCGGGCGCGGCCACCATCGACGTCTTCGACGGCGGCATCAAGCGCACCGGCGCCACCGGCGGCCACTACACCGTGCTCCCGCCCATCCACAGCGGCGAAGGCGCGGGCCCCTTCACCCTGCACTCCGGGGACGTCAACGGCGACGGCAAGGACGACCTGCTCGTCAACGGCTACTCCACCGCCGACGACTACAACGCCAACCTCTGGCTGCCGGGCAGCGCGAACGGCGTCACCACCAGCGGCGTGCAGCGGCTGCCCGCGGGCTACATCACGGACGTGGGCGACACGGACGGCGACGGCTACGGCGACGTCATCATCGGCCTCACCTGGGACGAGGGCATCGACGGCGCCAACAAGGGCGGCACGGTGTACGTGGTCAAGGGCAACGCGAACGGCCCGTACGGCGGCAGCGAGGCCATCACCCAGGAGTCGCCGGGCGTCCCGGGCGGCAGCGAGGCGGGCGACTCGTTCGGCGCGGAGCTCGACCTCGGCGACATCAACGGCGACGGCCACCTCGACCTGGTCGCGAGCTCCCCCGGCGAGGACCTGGAGGGCGTCGCCGACGCGGGCGCGGTCACCGTCATCTACGGCGCGGCGGACGGCTCGGGCCTCTCCACGCAGGGTTCCGCGCTCTACAGCCAGGACACCCCGGGCGTCCCCAACTCCAACGAGAAGAACGACTTCTTCGGCTCCGACGTCCACATCGACGACCTGAACGCCGACGGCCGGGGCGACGTCTCCGTCGGCGCGTACGGCGAGAACAGCTCCAACGGCGCGGTCTACATCCTGGACGCCCTCCCCGACGGCACCCTCGCGGGCACCTCCGGCGTCTACACGTCCACGGTCGGCATCTCGGCCACGGGCACGCCGCGCCTCGGCGCCAACTTCGCGGACTGA
- the dcd gene encoding dCTP deaminase, which produces MLLSDKDIRAEIDAGRVRIDPYDESMVQPSSIDVRLDRLFRVFENHRYPHIDPSVEQADLTRLVEPEGDEPFILHPGEFVLASTYEVISLPDDLASRLEGKSSLGRLGLVTHSTAGFIDPGFSGHVTLELSNLATLPIKLWPGMKIGQLCMFRLTSPAESPYGSERYGSRYQGQRGPTASRSFLNFHRTQV; this is translated from the coding sequence GTGCTTCTCTCAGACAAGGACATCCGGGCCGAGATCGACGCCGGACGAGTACGGATCGATCCGTACGACGAATCCATGGTGCAGCCCTCCAGCATCGATGTGCGGCTCGATCGCCTCTTCCGGGTGTTCGAGAATCACCGCTATCCGCACATCGACCCCTCCGTGGAGCAGGCCGACCTGACGCGGCTCGTGGAGCCCGAGGGCGACGAGCCGTTCATCCTGCACCCGGGCGAGTTCGTGCTCGCCTCGACCTACGAGGTCATCAGCCTGCCCGACGACCTCGCGAGCCGGCTCGAAGGCAAGTCCAGCCTCGGGCGGCTCGGGCTCGTGACGCACTCCACCGCCGGGTTCATCGACCCGGGCTTCAGCGGGCACGTGACCCTGGAGCTGTCGAACCTCGCGACCCTGCCGATCAAGCTCTGGCCGGGGATGAAGATCGGGCAGCTCTGCATGTTCCGGCTGACCTCGCCCGCCGAGTCGCCCTACGGGTCGGAGCGGTACGGGTCGCGTTACCAAGGGCAGCGCGGGCCGACCGCCTCCCGTTCCTTCCTCAATTTCCATCGGACCCAGGTGTGA
- a CDS encoding phosphoribosyltransferase: MSDVRENLTYEKFGGAVRELAQTIADDGYQPDVIISIARGGVFVAGGLAYALDCKNIHLVNVEFYTGVGTTLEMPVMLAPVPNVIDFTDKKVLIADDVADTGKTLKLVHDFCLDHVAEVRSAVIYEKSQSLVKCEYVWKRTDDWINFPWSVEAPVVRRAGQVLDA; encoded by the coding sequence ATGAGTGACGTGCGCGAGAACCTTACGTACGAGAAGTTCGGCGGCGCTGTGCGCGAGCTCGCGCAGACGATCGCCGACGACGGGTACCAGCCCGACGTCATCATCTCCATCGCCCGCGGTGGCGTCTTCGTCGCGGGCGGGCTCGCGTACGCGCTCGACTGCAAGAACATCCACCTGGTGAACGTGGAGTTCTACACGGGGGTCGGCACGACCCTGGAGATGCCGGTCATGCTGGCGCCCGTGCCCAATGTCATCGACTTCACCGACAAGAAGGTGCTCATCGCCGATGACGTCGCCGACACCGGCAAGACGCTGAAGCTCGTGCACGACTTCTGCCTCGATCATGTCGCCGAGGTGCGGTCCGCCGTGATCTACGAGAAGTCGCAGTCGCTCGTGAAGTGCGAGTACGTCTGGAAGCGCACCGACGACTGGATCAACTTCCCGTGGAGCGTCGAAGCACCCGTCGTGCGGCGCGCCGGGCAGGTTCTCGACGCCTGA
- a CDS encoding TetR/AcrR family transcriptional regulator, which produces MMTGDSQRATPPRRRDARRNWDLLVEAAREVFAEQGLEAPLDVIARRAGVGNATLYRNFPTRAALIDAVFHDLLTGTMAVGEQARSAPDAWAALNDYLRAVFVTLAADRGTNDLMTTHLEGIEALQAVHAHNRETMEILLSRGREQGTVRADATTEDVLFALAALGRAIPALTTATTPEAWRRPLTLFLAGLHTSPPTPPLPGTPLTATELAEVLQELGPHRAPRNTG; this is translated from the coding sequence ATGATGACCGGCGACTCACAGCGCGCGACACCCCCACGGAGGCGAGACGCGCGACGCAACTGGGATCTCCTGGTGGAGGCGGCCCGCGAGGTGTTCGCGGAGCAGGGCCTTGAGGCGCCGCTGGACGTGATCGCGCGCCGGGCGGGAGTGGGGAACGCGACGCTCTACCGGAACTTCCCCACCCGCGCGGCCCTGATCGACGCCGTCTTCCACGACCTGCTGACGGGCACGATGGCAGTCGGCGAGCAGGCGCGATCCGCGCCGGACGCCTGGGCGGCGCTGAACGACTACCTGCGGGCGGTCTTCGTCACCCTGGCCGCCGACCGAGGCACGAACGACCTCATGACGACCCACCTGGAGGGCATCGAAGCGCTCCAGGCCGTCCACGCCCACAACCGCGAGACGATGGAGATCCTGCTGAGCCGGGGCCGCGAGCAGGGCACGGTGCGAGCCGACGCCACCACGGAAGACGTCCTGTTCGCCCTCGCGGCACTGGGCCGAGCCATCCCGGCCCTGACAACGGCAACCACCCCCGAAGCCTGGCGCCGCCCCCTGACCCTGTTCCTGGCCGGCCTACACACCTCACCGCCCACACCACCACTGCCGGGCACGCCCCTGACCGCCACCGAACTGGCCGAAGTACTCCAGGAGTTGGGCCCACACCGCGCGCCGCGCAACACAGGCTGA
- a CDS encoding FG-GAP-like repeat-containing protein: protein MRVRNLAIAASVAALAAAGLTLPLAGTASAASTLKDDYNGDGYRDLAIGTPGANSVTVTFGSASGVSEGRSVTVTQDTAGVPGVTEAEDEFGENVTSGDTNGDGYADLIIGAPGEQVTGKPSGSVTVIKGGRNGFTGGSHVVNAPADTAGRFGEATTWNDLDTDGAPQLAVISGDNWWYYSGSGENDPHPVGLEVDFLPEGVRLDGMVTGNFKYKDGFGYVLYGERADGGAYTAHMSGGVGDYGYQAEVLGEGADPTATRDAATAGDVNGDGYADLVTGNSRDGKGGSVTVRFGGDDKFGAPVTYDQSSAGVPGADEADDGFGTSVAVGDVTGDGLADLAVGAPGEEVGTVDGSGSVTLLKSAAGRFTSGKAWHQETAGVPGVSEAGDSFGTSVRLKDINKNGKADLATSAVGEDIGTTVDAGAVWVLRGTPTGLTSSYAASFNGTDFGFGGAGFGGTLR, encoded by the coding sequence GTGCGCGTACGTAATCTGGCCATCGCCGCGAGCGTCGCGGCCCTCGCCGCCGCGGGCCTGACGCTGCCCCTCGCGGGCACGGCGAGCGCCGCGTCGACGCTCAAGGACGACTACAACGGCGACGGCTACCGCGACCTCGCGATCGGCACGCCCGGCGCCAACTCCGTGACCGTGACGTTCGGCTCGGCATCGGGTGTGTCCGAGGGCCGCTCGGTCACCGTCACCCAGGACACGGCCGGGGTTCCCGGAGTCACCGAGGCCGAGGACGAGTTCGGCGAGAACGTCACCAGCGGCGACACGAACGGTGACGGCTACGCCGACCTGATCATCGGCGCCCCCGGCGAGCAGGTGACGGGCAAGCCCTCCGGCTCCGTCACCGTCATCAAGGGCGGCAGGAACGGATTCACCGGCGGCAGCCACGTCGTGAACGCCCCCGCCGACACCGCGGGCCGCTTCGGCGAAGCCACCACCTGGAACGACCTGGACACCGACGGCGCGCCCCAGTTGGCCGTGATCAGCGGCGACAACTGGTGGTACTACAGCGGCAGTGGCGAGAACGACCCCCACCCGGTCGGCCTTGAGGTCGACTTCCTGCCCGAGGGCGTCCGCCTGGACGGCATGGTCACCGGCAACTTCAAGTACAAGGACGGCTTCGGCTACGTCCTGTACGGCGAGCGCGCGGACGGCGGCGCCTACACCGCCCACATGAGCGGCGGCGTCGGCGACTACGGCTACCAGGCGGAGGTCCTCGGCGAGGGCGCCGACCCGACGGCCACGCGTGACGCGGCCACCGCCGGTGACGTCAACGGCGACGGCTACGCCGATCTGGTCACCGGCAACTCCCGGGACGGCAAGGGCGGTTCGGTGACCGTGCGGTTCGGCGGCGACGACAAGTTCGGCGCCCCGGTGACGTACGACCAGAGCAGCGCGGGCGTTCCGGGCGCCGACGAGGCGGACGACGGCTTCGGCACGTCCGTGGCCGTGGGCGACGTCACCGGCGACGGCCTCGCCGACCTCGCGGTGGGCGCGCCCGGCGAGGAGGTCGGCACCGTGGACGGCTCCGGCAGCGTGACGCTCCTCAAGTCCGCCGCGGGCAGGTTCACCTCCGGCAAGGCCTGGCACCAGGAGACCGCGGGTGTGCCCGGTGTCTCCGAGGCGGGCGACAGCTTCGGTACGTCCGTCCGCCTCAAGGACATCAACAAGAACGGCAAGGCGGACCTGGCCACGAGCGCGGTCGGCGAGGACATCGGCACGACGGTGGACGCCGGGGCCGTGTGGGTCCTGCGCGGCACGCCGACGGGTCTGACGTCGTCGTACGCGGCCTCCTTCAACGGGACGGACTTCGGGTTCGGCGGCGCGGGCTTCGGCGGGACGCTGCGCTGA
- a CDS encoding Yip1 family protein, with the protein MAGFRIGRGRDNRTPQARPQQRPRQEPYGQQAPQGQQPPYGYPQPPPRQHGGQQPPYGQGQGGQGGYGGQQWPQAGGQHGNHGEPEYFGGPGGDPGHGGGQGGQGGFDPYAANNPGHTQAFSVGEDPYNQGDTYRAGQAPAPVGPRLHWKDLLRGIVLRPGPTFLQMRDYAMWAPAVIVTFLYGLLAIFGFDGAREDAISATLSTAVPYVLTTAVAITISAFILGVVTHTLARQLGGDGAWQPTVGLSMLIMSITDAPRVIVAMFLGGGQPFVQLLGWVTWVAAGALLTAMVSKSHDLPWPKALGAASIQLLALLAIIKLGTF; encoded by the coding sequence GTGGCTGGATTCAGGATCGGACGCGGCCGGGACAACCGCACCCCGCAAGCGCGACCCCAACAACGACCGCGGCAGGAGCCGTACGGGCAGCAGGCCCCCCAGGGCCAGCAGCCTCCGTACGGCTACCCTCAGCCGCCCCCTCGGCAGCACGGCGGGCAGCAGCCTCCGTACGGCCAAGGCCAGGGCGGCCAGGGCGGTTACGGCGGGCAACAGTGGCCGCAGGCGGGCGGCCAGCACGGCAACCACGGCGAGCCGGAGTACTTCGGCGGGCCGGGCGGGGACCCGGGGCACGGAGGCGGCCAAGGGGGCCAGGGCGGCTTCGATCCGTACGCCGCCAACAACCCCGGTCACACCCAGGCCTTCTCCGTGGGTGAGGACCCGTACAACCAGGGCGACACCTACCGCGCCGGGCAGGCCCCCGCGCCGGTGGGGCCCCGCCTGCACTGGAAGGACCTGCTGCGCGGCATCGTGCTGCGCCCGGGGCCGACCTTCCTCCAGATGCGGGACTACGCGATGTGGGCCCCGGCCGTCATCGTGACGTTCCTCTACGGCCTGCTCGCGATCTTCGGCTTCGACGGCGCCCGCGAGGACGCCATCAGCGCCACGCTCTCCACGGCCGTGCCGTACGTCCTGACGACCGCCGTCGCGATCACGATCAGTGCCTTCATCCTGGGCGTGGTCACGCACACCCTCGCCCGCCAGCTCGGCGGCGACGGCGCCTGGCAGCCGACGGTCGGCCTCTCCATGCTGATCATGTCGATCACGGACGCGCCCCGCGTGATCGTGGCGATGTTCCTCGGCGGCGGCCAGCCCTTCGTCCAGCTGCTCGGCTGGGTGACCTGGGTCGCGGCGGGCGCGCTGCTCACCGCGATGGTGAGCAAGTCGCACGACCTGCCGTGGCCGAAGGCGCTGGGCGCGGCGTCGATCCAGCTGCTCGCGCTGCTCGCGATCATCAAGCTGGGTACGTTCTAG